In Capsicum annuum cultivar UCD-10X-F1 chromosome 7, UCD10Xv1.1, whole genome shotgun sequence, one genomic interval encodes:
- the LOC107876389 gene encoding agamous-like MADS-box protein AGL29, with the protein MEKKNSRAEDMKISKMQKSLCKKANELSILCGIEIAIIIFSISGQPILFGKPDVELVVHHFLEAKHPAALRNYMKMKKKELKKKEKGKSIEGNSDDFESPSEFAPKD; encoded by the coding sequence ATGGAAAAAAAGAATTCTCGTGCTGAGGACATGAAAATATCAAAGATGCAAAAATCTTTGTGTAAGAAAGCAAATGAGCTTTctattttatgtggaattgagaTTGCAATTATCATTTTCTCAATTAGTGGTCAACCAATTTTATTTGGAAAGCCTGATGTTGAATTAGTGGTCCACCATTTTCTGGAGGCCAAACACCCAGCTGCACTTCGAAATTatatgaagatgaaaaagaaggaactaaaaaaaaaggagaaaggaaAATCTATTGAAGGTAATTCAGATGATTTTGAGTCGCCTTCTGAATTTGCTCCAAAGGATTGA